In Abditibacteriaceae bacterium, one genomic interval encodes:
- a CDS encoding MBL fold metallo-hydrolase gives MTIRFLGTGTSYGVPLVGCDCAVCTSTDARDKRLRASIFVENGDTRILVDTTPDLRQQLLASGVRSISTVLWTHAHNDHVIGLDDLRPISDFGGYIPGYAREDTLAHLRNIFSYVFVEGREHGGFPRVTPHVARANEAFQIGSIQVTPLEISHGRLTIFAYQFEADGKRFVYSTDCSQIPDESRETMRGCDLFVVDALRHRTHPTHFSVEQALEEVEKIAPQRTFFTHIAHDLAHAETEAMLPSNVRLACDGLNLQL, from the coding sequence ATGACAATTCGCTTTTTGGGTACCGGCACGTCTTACGGCGTTCCGCTTGTCGGCTGCGATTGCGCGGTTTGCACATCCACCGATGCGCGCGATAAACGCTTGCGCGCCAGCATTTTTGTCGAAAACGGTGACACGCGCATTCTGGTGGATACGACGCCGGATTTGCGGCAGCAACTTCTCGCTTCGGGTGTACGGTCGATTTCGACCGTACTCTGGACGCACGCGCACAACGACCACGTCATCGGGCTGGACGATTTGCGCCCGATTTCCGATTTTGGCGGTTACATTCCGGGCTACGCGCGCGAGGATACGCTCGCGCATTTGCGTAATATCTTTAGCTACGTGTTTGTTGAAGGGCGCGAACATGGCGGCTTTCCACGCGTAACGCCGCACGTTGCGCGCGCAAACGAAGCGTTTCAAATCGGTTCGATTCAGGTAACGCCGCTGGAAATTTCTCACGGACGGCTCACCATTTTCGCCTATCAATTCGAGGCCGATGGCAAGCGCTTCGTTTACTCCACCGATTGCTCGCAAATTCCCGACGAATCGCGCGAAACGATGCGTGGCTGCGACCTTTTCGTCGTTGATGCGCTACGCCATCGCACGCATCCGACGCATTTTTCGGTGGAACAAGCGCTGGAGGAAGTCGAGAAAATTGCGCCACAACGCACATTTTTCACGCATATCGCGCACGATTTAGCGCATGCCGAAACCGAAGCGATGTTGCCTTCAAACGTGCGCCTTGCTTGCGACGGCTTAAACTTGCAGCTATGA
- a CDS encoding SDR family oxidoreductase, whose amino-acid sequence MTISLRGETVVVTGAAVRVGKSIALACARVGADVGISYNSSEAEARATVEELRACGVRAEMFRLDVSDATQIENFTAEVRSKLGEPTALINSAAIFRRTPWEALSLDDFDSHIAANLRGPFWLCKTFGDIFLQNGRGHIVNIADIHGQKPLKNYGPYCISKAGVISLTEWLAKTLAPAVRVNCICPGTILLPSETQGGDFGDDEQTLAARVPLGRIGSAEEIADTVVFLLGGPQFISGAVLPVDGAEHLR is encoded by the coding sequence ATGACGATTTCTTTGCGTGGCGAAACAGTTGTCGTGACGGGCGCGGCAGTTCGCGTCGGGAAATCGATTGCGCTCGCGTGCGCTCGCGTTGGAGCCGATGTCGGCATTTCCTACAATTCGTCGGAAGCTGAAGCCCGCGCAACGGTAGAAGAACTGCGCGCGTGCGGCGTGCGTGCTGAAATGTTTCGTCTCGATGTTTCTGATGCAACACAGATCGAAAACTTCACCGCCGAAGTACGGTCGAAATTAGGCGAACCGACGGCGTTAATTAATAGCGCAGCGATTTTTCGGCGTACTCCCTGGGAAGCGCTTTCCCTTGACGATTTCGATTCGCACATCGCGGCTAATCTGCGCGGCCCGTTCTGGCTTTGCAAAACCTTCGGCGACATTTTCTTGCAAAACGGACGTGGGCATATCGTCAACATCGCCGATATTCACGGGCAAAAGCCGCTCAAGAATTACGGGCCGTATTGCATTTCTAAAGCGGGCGTTATTTCTCTCACCGAATGGCTAGCGAAGACGCTTGCGCCGGCGGTGCGCGTGAATTGCATCTGTCCCGGCACGATTTTGCTGCCGAGCGAAACGCAGGGCGGCGACTTCGGCGATGACGAACAAACGCTCGCAGCGCGTGTACCTTTGGGGCGCATCGGGAGCGCCGAAGAAATTGCGGATACCGTTGTTTTTCTGCTTGGTGGGCCGCAATTTATCTCAGGAGCGGTATTACCTGTCGATGGAGCCGAACATTTGCGTTAA
- a CDS encoding diguanylate cyclase, protein MAHILVVEDDSEINTLMALTLRVEDYDVSQARDGATALRLVGENPPDLILLDIMMPRMSGYDVARALQDKPSTAHIPIIFVTAKGEMEDRVVGLDMAVDYICKPFATPELLARVRAALRMRKLQDELRVSNEQLSRLATTDPLTSLHNRRRFDEQLEDELRRARRFEHSLAVVLFDLDHFKSINDNWGHAQGDVVLQTFASILRDSSRRVDTIARLGGEEFGAILPATDDEGALNFAEKVRALLEETGISCRTREGEIAPPLHLTTSAGVAIAGRITEEGSIPELASSLVELADRQLYAAKEGGRNRVVAESREHWALS, encoded by the coding sequence ATGGCACACATCCTTGTTGTTGAAGACGATTCCGAAATCAATACACTCATGGCGCTCACGCTGCGCGTTGAGGATTACGATGTTTCTCAGGCGCGCGATGGTGCGACTGCGTTGCGTCTGGTGGGCGAAAATCCGCCCGATTTGATCTTGCTCGACATCATGATGCCGCGCATGTCGGGCTACGATGTCGCGCGCGCGTTGCAAGACAAGCCCTCGACGGCGCATATTCCCATCATTTTCGTGACGGCTAAAGGCGAAATGGAAGATCGTGTCGTCGGCCTCGATATGGCCGTCGATTACATCTGCAAGCCGTTTGCGACGCCCGAACTTCTGGCCCGCGTTCGTGCGGCGCTGCGCATGCGCAAGCTGCAAGACGAGTTGCGCGTTTCCAATGAACAGCTTTCGCGCCTCGCCACCACCGATCCTTTGACGAGCTTGCACAATCGCCGACGCTTCGATGAGCAGCTTGAAGATGAACTGCGCCGCGCGCGCCGTTTCGAGCATTCTCTCGCGGTTGTGTTGTTCGATCTCGACCATTTCAAAAGCATCAACGACAACTGGGGCCACGCGCAGGGCGATGTGGTTTTGCAAACATTCGCCAGCATTTTGCGCGATTCGTCGCGCCGCGTTGATACCATCGCACGCTTGGGCGGCGAGGAATTCGGCGCAATTCTACCGGCCACCGATGACGAAGGCGCTTTGAACTTCGCCGAGAAAGTGCGCGCGCTCTTGGAAGAAACCGGAATCTCCTGTCGCACCCGAGAAGGCGAAATCGCGCCGCCACTGCATCTTACGACGTCGGCGGGTGTGGCCATTGCAGGGCGCATTACCGAAGAAGGCTCGATTCCTGAACTCGCGTCGTCCCTTGTCGAACTGGCCGACCGCCAGCTTTATGCGGCCAAGG